A stretch of the Cervus canadensis isolate Bull #8, Minnesota chromosome 16, ASM1932006v1, whole genome shotgun sequence genome encodes the following:
- the ELOVL7 gene encoding elongation of very long chain fatty acids protein 7 — protein sequence MAFSDLTSRTVRLYDNWIKDADPRVEDWLLMSSPLPQTIILGFYVYFVTSLGPKLMENRKPFELKKTMITYNFFLVLFSVYMFYEFIMSGWGTGYSFRCDIVDYSQSPTALRMVRTCWLYYFSKFIELLDTIFFILRKKNSQVTFLHVFHHTIMPWTWWFGVKFAAGGLGTFHALVNTAVHVVMYSYYGLCALGPDYQKYLWWKKYLTSLQLIQFVLVTVHIGQFFFMEDCKYQFPVFLYIIMSYGFIFLLLFLHFWYRAYTKGQRLPKTVKHGICKIKDH from the exons aTCCTAGAGTTGAAGACTGGCTCCTCATGTCCTCACCTCTGCCACAAACCATCATCCTAGGATTCTATGTCTATTTTGTCACGTCCCTGGGACCAAAGCTCATGGAGAATCGAAAGCCTTTTGAACTCAAGAAAACGATGATAACGTACAATTTTTTCCTAGTACtcttttctgtgtatatgttttaTGAG TTTATAATGTCTGGCTGGGGTACAGGTTATTCATTTCGATGTGATATTGTTGACTATTCACAGTCGCCTACAGCACTGAGG ATGGTACGCACCTGCTGGCTTTATTACTTCTCCAAATTTATTGAGCTATTAGATACT atcttttttaTTCTGCGTAAGAAAAATAGTCAAGTGACTTTCCTGCATGTCTTCCATCATACCATCATGCCATGGACCTGGTGGTTTGGAGTCAAATTTGCTGCAG gtggTTTGGGAACCTTCCACGCCCTTGTAAATACAGCTGTACATGTAGTCATGTATTCCTACTATGGACTGTGTGCATTGGGACCAGATTACCAGAAGTATTTGTGGTGGAAAAAGTATTTGACATCATTACAACTT ATCCAGTTCGTTCTTGTCACCGTCCACATCGGCCAGTTCTTTTTCATGGAGGATTGCAAGTACCAGTTTCCAGTCTTTCTATACATCATTATGAGTTACGGCTTCATCTTCCTGCTGCTCTTTCTCCATTTTTGGTACCGTGCTTACACCAAAGGTCAGAGGCTACCCAAAACTGTGAAACATGGAATCTGCAAAATCAAAGATCACTAA